GATAACTGATTGCAGAAACTCAATGTCATTCTCTCTTTCTGGCGGTAAAAGTAGTATTAGTTGACTATCTGGACGTGATGTGCGTATTAGAGTTAGTTTTTCAACAAATAACTTGTCACGAGCCTGCTTACCAGTAGCAATATCAACTTTTACAAATCTTTAGACAAGAAAGCCTCGCCCATGAATGGGCGGAGATGAATTGTTTCTTGCATACCTTTATGATATAATAGATGTAAAAACATTATCTATATGAGGTTATAGCAATGAATACCTATAAGAGCACACGCCATGCAAAATTTTTGTTGAACTACCATTTTATTTGGATACCAAAATATCGAAAACAGATATTGGATAACGATAAAATCAAACAGTTAATCACTGACACAATTGATGAACTCGCTATCCAACATGGATTTGACGTACTTGCACTCGAAATCATGTCCGATCATATTCATTTGTTTGTTTCGGCGCTCCCGAAAGATTCACCAAGTCAATTAATGAACATCATTAAAGGAACAACTGGTCGGAGAATAGCCAAGCAATTCCCTGAGCTTAGGAAACGAGGTTCAATATGGACACGAGCCTATTTTGTATCCAGTGCAGGTCATGTTAGCTCCGAAACCATTAAACAGTACATCGAACAACAAAACAGGAGGTGAACCTTTTGCAATTAACCATCGTGTTAGAACTTCTTCAACCTACAAAAAGAAAAGAAGCTGTTATGTTTTCGAACGTACGTGAAGTAGTCAAAAACCGACAAGCGATTGCGAGTGAACTTAAAAAAGGTAATACAAAGTTGAGTTCCGCTCACTTTAAACAAAGTCGGCTTCCTTCTGCTGTAAAAAACCAAAACATACGAGAAGTGAAGGCGCTTTATCGACTATTCAAACAATCGGAATCAAAAAAGGAAAACATGACATTTAAAGATAACCAACCTATTTGTTTTAACAACCAGAACTTCGCCTTAGATGGTCATATGATTTCATTTCCATTGTATGATGATAAGGTTCGACGTTTTGTCTTTCCTGTCAAACAAACAGAACGTTTAACGCTGTTGAACGATTATATGAAACAAGGTGCTAAGTTAGGGAAAGCAAGTTTGTTTTATCGTCAAGGCAAGTGGTACTTCGCTGTCACTATTCAAACAAAGGTGAATCAATCGACCAACAAACAAGTGATGGGGATTGACATTGGATTAAGACAACTAGCTGTCGCTAGCGTGTTCAATGAACAGAATGAAGAAATAAATCGAGTTTTCCATAACGGAAAACAAGTCGGTTTTATTCGTAAAAAATACCGTTCTGTAAGAAGAAAGCTCGGTAAAGCAAAACAACCTAAGTTAATCAAACGATTAGGTGACAAAGAACAACGATGGATGACCAATAAAAACCATCAAATCAGTCGTCAACTTATTAATCTTGCGGTGCAAGAGCAAGTTGGCGTTATTGTGATGGAGAAACTAGAGAACATCCGTCAAACAGCTCGTTCTTTGCGTCGTGTTGATCGTTCACTTCATAGCTGGGCTTTTTATGAACTGCAATCATTTATCGAGTACAAAGCTAAACTAGCGGGTATTAAGGTGGTCTACATTGACCCTAAACACACCTCTCAACGTTGTTCATCATGCGGTGTTGTGAAAAAGCAACAACGCAAGCGTAACATCTACCACTGTTCTTGTGGTAATCATATTCACGCTGACTTAAATGCGAGTCGAAATATCGCTCAGATTTATAACGAACAACAATCTGCCTAAATGGTCACAGTTTAGGTGCTTGAAGTAGTATAACTATCTTCAAGAGGGCAGATGACACTGCCTTAAACCATCGTCATACTGAGCTACCAGAAATGGACTGCTCTTTAATCAGGTGGTAATCTCGTAAGTTCCTTTCAGGAATCCTCGTTCATGAATGAACATGAATGGGCGGGGAGGATGTCAAATAAGGGTTCTCTCGCTTTTTTGCAACACGGATGATGTTTTGTTTCTTAGACATAAAAAATACCTCCCAAATTAATTATTTAGCCGGGAGGATTCCAAAGTCGAATATATTAACTATTTATCGAAAAACCCTTTTTAAAATCTGTAAAAAAGTATGTAAATAAAGGTCTCAAGCCTTGCCATAACAAAGGAAAAGCCTTATAATATATGTATACAGATTTTAGGCAATATTAAACCAGACCTTTAAGAGTGGGGATTTTTAAAGGTTGATTAAAGGGTTTCCGACTAAGGAATCCTCCCGTATTAAGTTAGTTGAGGTTAACGACCTCAGCGCTCAAAATTTCATCTCCTTTACAGGTGGTGTTGGTAGCACCACCACGATTATTACCCTCTCTTTATCGGAGAGGGTTTTTTGTTTGACGCTATGAAATCATTAGCTTTACTAATGACTGCTTGTCCTGCTTACTTTGTTCATATTTAAGGTAGTAGTGATGCACAGCCTTCTCAATCAGGGCTGTTTCAGTTAGGCTTATCCCCGCCATTTGCCTTTCGCCTTCGGGTAGCATCTTTTCCAGTTCAGATAGCATAATTTTTAACTAACTTGGCAAGAAGTCTCCCATCTTCTACAAGTGGGAGATGAATTGCCAATTATTGTTATGATTTATAAACTCTATATGCTTAAAACTAACTTGTTTATATGATTTG
This sequence is a window from Desulfofalx alkaliphila DSM 12257. Protein-coding genes within it:
- a CDS encoding RNA-guided endonuclease InsQ/TnpB family protein, which codes for MQLTIVLELLQPTKRKEAVMFSNVREVVKNRQAIASELKKGNTKLSSAHFKQSRLPSAVKNQNIREVKALYRLFKQSESKKENMTFKDNQPICFNNQNFALDGHMISFPLYDDKVRRFVFPVKQTERLTLLNDYMKQGAKLGKASLFYRQGKWYFAVTIQTKVNQSTNKQVMGIDIGLRQLAVASVFNEQNEEINRVFHNGKQVGFIRKKYRSVRRKLGKAKQPKLIKRLGDKEQRWMTNKNHQISRQLINLAVQEQVGVIVMEKLENIRQTARSLRRVDRSLHSWAFYELQSFIEYKAKLAGIKVVYIDPKHTSQRCSSCGVVKKQQRKRNIYHCSCGNHIHADLNASRNIAQIYNEQQSA
- the tnpA gene encoding IS200/IS605 family transposase; the protein is MNTYKSTRHAKFLLNYHFIWIPKYRKQILDNDKIKQLITDTIDELAIQHGFDVLALEIMSDHIHLFVSALPKDSPSQLMNIIKGTTGRRIAKQFPELRKRGSIWTRAYFVSSAGHVSSETIKQYIEQQNRR